The sequence CACCCGCTGCTCCAGCGTTTCGTTGACCTGCGAAATAGTGCGGACCGCGGCGCGTTCGGCGGTGACATCGGTAAAGCTGATGACAAATCCCTTGTCGGGCATTTGCTGCGCAAAGACCGCGAGGATGCGGTCGCGGCCCATTCCGATCTCGAATGACAGGGGTGCCCGCTTGGCGCTGCTGGCCACCCAGGCCTCGATCTCCTCCAGCCGGGTGCCGCCCAGGATGCGGATGCTGCCGGCGGCCTGGCGGTAGAGGGTCGCGAAAAACATGCCCAGCTGGAACTTGCCCGCGGGCATCGACAGCAACTCTCCGGCGCGGCGGTTCCAGCCGACCAGGCGGTTTTGGGCATCGAAGATGCAGACACCCTGGTCGAGATGCTCCAGCGTTGCCTTGATGACGCGCGACTGATCGTCCAGCAGCCGCTCGCGCTCCTGCCGCTCCAGCCGCATCATGTCGGTGATATCGGTCTGCAGGATCACGGTGCCGCCGTCGGAGGTGCGGTGCTCGCTGACCTGCAGCCAGCTGTTCCCGGCCATCATCACGTTGAACACCGCATGGTCGTCCTTGTGGCGGGCGATCCGGTAAGCTTCCCAGCCGGCGGCGGTCTCCCCCTCTGGCAGCGCCAGATGAGCGCTGGTCGCCACCAGGTTCACATAGTCGGCAAATTCCAGCCCCGGCCGCAGCAAGTGGTAGATATCGGCCAGGTGCTTGCCAAACCGGGTGTTGCACATGACGAGCACATCCTGTGCGTCAAACAGGGCAAAGCCTTCCTGCACCGTCTCAATCGCATTGGCCAGGTTGGCGCGGGCGGCCTCGGTTTCGGCATTTGCCAGCGCCAGTCTGGCGTTTGATTCATTGAGCAAGTCCAGCGCGTGCTCCAGCTCGCGGGTGCGCACGCGCACCTCCTCCTCCAGCATCACTGCGCGCTGGAACTGGGCATACGCCTCGCCGGAGGCATCCGAGCTTTGCTCGGCCCGGCGCATCAGGGTTTCGACGATTTTCAGAAGCTTCTGGTTCTGCCGTTCCGGCGGGTCACTGGGGTCGATCAGCTCATGCACCATTGCTCAGCCCTCGTCCGGCAGGTAGATCGCCACTCCGGTCAGGGTCTGGTTGACATGCATTGAATTAATCTGCTCGCCATAGGTCGAAAAGCCAACCACCCGGTTGTCGCGCAGGATGCGGGAAATGTCCTGCGAGACCTGTTTTTGCTGCGCTTCCAGCCGCCGCAGGATGCAGTCGCAGGCCAGGATGATCTCGGGGCGGCGCTTGGCGCTGAGGGCGGCCATCTCGCGCTCCAGGTGGGTCACCATGTCCTCCGGCTCTGCCAGGGTCAGCACCACGCCCTCGTCAATGGCGGAGAAGAACACAAGCTCGTCATTGTCGGCGACGCGCTGGATGGCGCGCACGTGGTGCTGGTCGCCGAATTGCACGGCGACGGGGTGCGCGGCAAAGGTGAAGGCGGTCAGCTGCTCCGGGTCCTTGCCCAGCACCCGGGCGTATTCGCGGGCAGCGGGTTCAGCATTGATTTCATGCACCACCCGTCGGGCCGGGTCAGCCCCGGTCACCACCATGCGCTTTTCCGAGGGGATCAGGTGGTCAGTTTTAAACACCTCGATCGGGCAGCGGCTGCGGATCTGGATCAGAATGGCGGCGTTGGAATGAGCCTGGCCGCCATGCAGCACAAAGGTTTTGCCAAAGTTGGTGCCGTCGCCCGCCGAGCCGCCGAAGAAGGCCACCGGCCCCAGCCCGACCGACAATTGCGAGGTCAGCGTGTCTTCCTTGGTGGAGAGCCCATCAACCAGCAGGAAGGTGAAGTCCGAGACCCAGTCCCCGGTGTTCTGCGCCATGTGATTGCGGTTGCGGATCATCCGTTCGATCACGCTGTGCGGATCGAAGCTGTCGAGGTCTTCGATCAGGATGGTGCGGGTCTGGAAATGCGACTGGGCAAAGCCGATGGCGACGATCTCGCCCTCAACATAGCCGGCTGCTGAAATTTCTCCTGCAGAGGTGCAGCCGACAACCTGCGCCGGGGCAAACCGGCGCTGGGCCTCGTCGATCAGCCGCGCAACGTCGGTGTCCGGAGACAGAAACAGAACCACCAGCGATAGGCCATTCGGGTTCAGCGCCTGTGCCAGTTGCTCGACAGCGTCCGCCGCCCGGCAGTCAACCGAGCCGGACCGGACAACCTGCGGTTTCGTCATGGTTGCACCCGACGGACCATGGACAGGGCCCATCGCCTTTCTCCTCCCCGAATTTCGTCCGCCAGACTAGGCGGACGGCGGCGTGTCTTGCAAGACGTTTGCAAAACTCGCCTGCTTGGCGGCCAGCACCGCCTGGGTGCGGCTTTGCACCCCCAGTTTGCGCATGATGGCTGTGATATGCGCCTTGACCGTGGTCTCGGCGATCGACAGGTCATAGGCGATCTGCTTGTTCAGCTTGCCTTCGCAGATCAACTGCAGGATCCGGGCCTGCTGATTGGTCAGCTGCGACAGCCGTTGCAGCACGTCGTTGCTGCTGCCGCCGTTGTCTTCCAGCAATACGTATCCGTCGGGCAGGAACACCTTGCCCTGATTGATCGCCTCTACCGCCTTCTGAAACACGTCGCGCTGGCTGTGCTTGGGAATGAAGCCGTTGGCACCGGCATGGATCACGGAGCTGACAATCCGGTTGTCGGCCATCGAGGAGACGACCAGGATCGGGCAGTCCGTCACCTTGCGCAGGCGCAGCAGCCCGTCCAATCCGTTGACGTCCGGCAGGTTCAGGTCCAGCACCACCAGGTCGATGCGGATACCCCCGCCGATCATGTCGAGCGCGGCCTGCAGGGCCGGCGCGGTGTGCATGCTGCTGATCGCGGTCACCGCCTGCAAGGTCATCGCCAGGGCGTCACAGAACAGCGGGTGGTCATCCACCAGCAGCGCCGCATTGAACCTCGGAGTGGCCGGCGTGTCCGTGTGTGTTGGCATATCTGCACCAGAGCTGTTGTTTTCCTGCCAGCTTAGCAAGCGGGCAGCTGCAGGTGTATACGCCTAAAGTCGCATAAGGCAGGCGCGCCCCGCAGGAGGCGCGCCTGAGTTCGTGTAATGTGCCTTTGACCGGTGCGGGATCAGTCTGCCTGAGCCAGTTGGCGGGGCAGGCGGAAGGTCCAGAGCATGCCGCCCTGGTTCAGGTAGTTGACCTTCTTGGCCACCTCGCCGCCCCACAGCGGCACCGCACCGCCCCAGCCGGAAATGACAGAGACATACTGCTCGCCGTTCTGTTCCCAGGTGATCGGCTGGCCGACAATGCCGGAGCCGGTCTGGAACGACCACAGTTCCTCGCCGGTTTCGTCGTCAAAGGCGATGAAGCGGCCCTCGGGGGTGCCGGTGAACACCAGGCCGCCCGCAGTGGTCATCACCCCGGCCCAGAGCGGTGCGTCGTTCTTGAATTCCCACTTGATCTCGCCGGTGTCCGGGTCGATCGCCTTGAGGCTGCCGATATGGTCCTCGTAGTTCGGCTTGATTGTGAAACCCGCGCCCAGATAGGCGGCGCCCTTCTTGTAGCTGATCGGCTCGTTCCAGATGTCCATGCCCCATTCGTTCGAGGGCACATAGAAGTTGCCGGTGTTCTGCGAGAACGCCATCGGCATCCAGTTCTTGCCGCCCAGGAACGACGGCGAGGCAAAGATCACCTCGCCCTTGTTGCCATCGGCTGCGTCCGCCGGGTTGCCGGGGCGGTTGTCCTCGTTGAACACCGGGCGGCCGGTGTCGTCGATGCGCTCAGCCCAGGTGATGTCCTTGACGAAGGGCGTTGCGCTGACGAATTTACCGTCCTCGCGGTTCAGAACATAGAAAAAGCCGTTGCGGTCGGCAGTGGCAAAGCGCTTGTTGCCGCTGCGGTCGGTGTAGGCGACCACCTCGTTCACGCCGTCATAATCCCAGCCCTCGCGCGGGGTGGTCTGGAAGTGCCACTTGATCTCGCCGTTCGAAGGATCGATGCCGATGCGGCTGGCAGCGTAAAGGTTATCGCCCGCGTTGCCCTCGACCGGGGTGCCCGCGTTGCGCAGGTGGCTGTTCCAGGGCGCCGGGTTGCCGGCGCCGAAGACCAGCGTATCTGTCTCCGCATCATAGGAGCCGCCAAGCCAGGTGGCGCCGCCGCCGGTCTTCCACATGTCGCCCGGCCAGGTGGCGTTCAGGGTGCCGGTCATGGTGCTGTCCTCACCCTTGAAGGTGCCCATGTGGCCCTCGATCACCGGCCGGGTCCAGACCAGCTCGCCGGTTTCAGCGTCGCGCGCCTGCACCTCGCCGACGATGCCGAATTCGCCGCCGGAGTTGCCGGTGATCACCAGTCCGTTGACGATCAGCGGTGCCGCGGTCATCGAATAGCCGGCCTTGTAGTCGGCCACCTTTTTGCGCCATTTCACGTCACCAGTCTTCAGGTCCAGCGCCACGATGCGGGCGTCCAGCGTGCCGAAAAAGAAGGTGTCGCCATAGATAGCGCCGCCGCGGTTCACCACATCGCAGCAGGGCAGGATGCCTTCGGGCAGCCGGGCGTCGTATTGCCAGATCTCCTGACCGGTCTCGACGTCGATGGCATAAACCCGGCTGTAGGAGCCAGTGATATACATGATGCCATCATAGATCAGCGGCTGGGTTTCCTGGCCGCGCTGCTTCTCGCCGCCGAGGCTGAAGGCCCAGGCAGGCACCAGGTTTGCGACGTTGTCCTTGTTCAAAGTGTCCAGCGGGCTGTAGCGCTGCAGGTGCCGCCCCATCCCGTTGGTGACCACCTGCGTGGTGGTCGTCTGGTCGTTCTTGAGGTCGTCTTCGGTGACCCCGGCGTGGCTGACGCCCGCCATCATGGTCCCTGCGGCGACCGCCGTGATGAAGCGGTTCATGGGCTCCTCCCTTTCATTGGATCCTCAACAGCCACGGCCCGGTGCGGGCTGCCGGCCTGCCACAGTATCCAAAGCGCACCGAAAGAGCGGTATTGCACAATGGTCGTATGCGGGCGGCGGGAGGGGCAGGGCGCAACGCGGCAGAACCCGGCGCCTTGCAGCCCGGGTTTGCGGTGTAATTGCCCGCGATGCGGGCGAGGGCGGTTCAGCCCGGTTTCGCAGCCTTGCGGATCAGCCCGCGCGCCGGGTCGTAACCCCAGACCGCCAGCCCCAGCCAGACCAGCCCGGACAGCAGCACCCAGGCCAGCGCCGCAGTGTTCAGCTGCTGGTAAAGCGCAAAGCGGATCAGCTCGACCGCTTGGCTGAAGGGGTTCACGGCGCAAATGTCACGCAGCAGCGCCGAGCTTTCGGCCATCTTCCACAGCGGGTAGAGCGCGGTGGACAGAAAGAACATCGGGAAGATCACGAAATTCATCACCCCGGCGAAGTTCTCCAGCTGGCGGATCACGGAGGACAGCGCCAGCCCCAGCGCCCCCAGCATCAGCCCGGCCGGGATCAGGGCGGGCAGCAGTGCGGCATAGCCGCCCCAGCTGAAGCGGATGCCGAACATCGCCGCCAGCGCCAGGAAAACATATACCTGAAGGATTGAGATCGCGGTGCTGGCAAGCAGGCGGCAGACCAGCAGCCACCAGCGCGGCAGCGGGCTGGTCAACAGCAGCCGCATCGAACCCATCTCCCGGTCATAGACCATCGACAACGAGCTTTGCATGCCATTGAACAGCAGGATCATGCCGCACAGCCCCGGCACTATATAGACCTCGTAGGTGGTGTAGGTGGCATAAGGCGGGGTGATTGACAGGCCAAGCGCGGCGCGGAAGCCTGCGGCAAAGACAACCAGCCACAGCATCGGCCGTACCAGCGCCGCGACAAAGCGGCCGCGCTGACCGATGAACCGCAGCGCGTCGCGCTGGGTGATGGCCGTCAGGGCTGCCAGCCAGGCGGTCATGCCGCTTGACCCGTCAGCCTGAGAAAATGATCGGCCAGCCCCAGGCCGCCGCGCAGCTGGCGGGCGGTGCCGTCTTGCGCCAGCTTGCCGCGGTGCAGGATCAGCAACTGGTCGGCGTCTTCGACTTCGTCAGTCAGATGGGTCGCCCAAAGGACCGTCAGCCCCTTGTGCCGGGACAGGTCATGCACATGGGCGGTGATCGCGTGCCGGGTGGCCGCATCCAGCCCCACCGTCGGCTCGTCCAGCAGCAGCACCTTGGGATGGTGGATCAGGCTGCGGGCGATCTCCAGCCGGCGGCGGTGGCCGCCATTGAGGTCGCGCACCCGCTCGCCCAGCCGGCCGCGCATCTCCAGCCGCTCCAGCGCGGCCTCGATGCGGGCCTGCGCCCTGGCGCCGCGCAGCCCGTGCAGCGCGGCGAAATAGCTGAGGTTACGCTGCACCGTCAGGTCCAGGTCCAGCGTCGGCTGCTGAAACACCACCCCCATCTGCCGCAGCGCCTTGCGCGGGGCGCGTGCCATGTCGTGGCCGGCAACCTCAATTTTTCCCTGCGGCGCGGTGAACAGCCGGGTGAGCAGCGCAAACAGCGTCGACTTGCCAGCCCCGTTGGGGCCCAGCAGAGCGCAGAAAGTGCCGGGCTCAACCCGAAAGCCGACCCTGTCCAGAGCTTGCCGGGCGCCGTAGGTATAGCTCAGGTTTTCCACCCGCAGCCCGGTCATTGGATGGTGATCTCCAGCCGCTGGGTGTCGCCGGTGGAGCCGGGCACCTTGAGATGGTAATTCCCGGGCTTCAGAGCGATAAAACCGATCTCCATCTCGCCGGCCTCGTCGAACTCGACGCTGTCGAGCCCCAACGGGCGGATCTCAAGGCCCTCCACGACAATCTCGTCAATCCACACCGCGCGGAAGAAATCGGAGCCGGTTAGGGCCAGCTCCTGACTGCCGTCGCCCTGGATTTCGAACTCGTAATAGGTGCCGGATTTCAGCAGCCACGGCGCATCGGTCAGCGGCATCCCCGCCGACAGGGTAATCGGCGGCAGGTCTTCCTTGTTGGCGGCGGACAGCAGCCCGGCGAGGCCGAGGCTGGCCTTGCCCGGATCATCATCGTCACCGGCCAGGGCGGCGGCGGGCAGCGCCAGGCACAGCGCCGCGGCAAAAAGGCGGGGTTTCAGCATCTTGGATCCTCCTGTCAGGATGCGCCGCGCCGCCGGGGCGCGGCAGGTCTCAGGGGCGCAGCGCCGCGCCCCAGGGAAAACGGCCGACCTTGATCGATTTCAGCGCTTGGCGCTGGGCGGTGTCGATCACGGTCACATCGCCGGAAACGCCGTTGGTGGTGAATAGCAGCGACTTGTCTGGCGAAAACGCCATGTGCCAGACCCGGCGGCCGACCAGGATGTAATCCTCCACCTCCAGCGTCTCAGCATTGACCACCGCCACATGGTTGGACGGCCCCAGCGCCACAAAGGCGGTCCTTTCATCGTCGGTGAAGGCAAAGCCCACCGGCTGCACCCTGTCAGGGTGCACCCCCTTGACCTCAAAGGCGATCTTGCCAGTCTCGGCTTGGGTGGCGGTGTCAAAGACCGTGATAGTGCCGCCGATCTCGGACGAGACCCACAGTGCGCTGCCGCCGGCAGTGAATTCAGCGTGGCGCGGGCGGGAATCAACCAGCGTGTTGGCAAACAGCTGTTGCGTCTCCGTGTCGATCCAATGCGCCATGTTGGTGGTCTCGGAGGTGGTGATCGCGATCTTGCCATCAGGCGAGACCGCCATGCCCTCTGGCTCGATCCCGACATTAATCTGGGCGACCACCTTGCGGGTTTCGGTGTCGACCACCGTGGTCACGGCATCATCCTCGTTGGCGATATAAAGATGCCGGTCGTTGGGATGCAGCACGAACTGCTCGGGATCCTCGCCGGAGGGCAGCTCGTGCAGAACTTCCCCGGTAGCGGCGTCCAGAACCTGAACCGTGTCGCTGTCGGAGGCGCAGACATAGACCCGCGAGAAGTCCTTGGAGAAGGTGATGCCGCGCGGCCGCTCTCCTGTTGCGATGGTGCGGACCACCTCCAGCGTGGCGATGTCGATCACGCTGATGGTGTCGTCCTTCTCGTTGGTGACCCAGATTTCCGCGGCGCCAAGAGGCGTGGCGGCGGCCAGAAGTGCCGGAAAGGCCAGCGCGGCAAGAGGTTTAGCAGAAAATGTCATTGGAAGGCTCCGCAGCGGCTTTCGGGTTCATCAAGGCCCAGGGTGTCGAGTTCACTGTGCTGGTGCAGGAAGCCGGGCAAGGGCGCCTGCGCCGCCAGAGCGCGGGGAGTGGCAAGCGGGATCGGCTGGCGCAGCTGGCCGTTCCAGCTGCGGTAGCTGAGCGGACGGCCCTTGAAACCGGCCAGCTCGAACGCGTCCGACAGCAGGTATTGGCGCAAGACGCCCGCGTCGGCTGAGCCGGTGCGGGTCACAGCCTCTCCGATGCTGCGCACCGCGGCCCAGGCGGCGTAATCCCGTGCCAGCATTTTGCGCCCGGCAAGGTCCTGAAACCGCGATTGCAGCTGCGCGGCGCCCCATTGTTCGACAACCGGCGCCCATGTGGTCGGCACCAGGCCTTCGGAGCCGGCAACCGGCCGCGGCAGCCAAGTGTTATAAGGAAGGTAGCGGGCGAAATCCTGCAGCTCATCGGCGACCAGCAGCAGATCGTGGCGGCCCAGCCCCTGCGACATCAGCGGCACCTCCTGGGCGGCGTTGCGGCGCATGTCGGCGCCATAGTCCCAGGTCCGTTCGGCAGTGATTTTTAGCCCGAACTTGGCGGCGCTTTGGCGCAAGGCAGCGGCAAACGCCTGATCCTGCGGGTGGCCGCCGGAGATCAGCGCCAGACCAGTCCAGCGCTTGGACAGCGCAAACTGCATCAGCGCATCGCTGCGCATCAGGTCCGAGGGCAGGGTGTGCAGCAGATTGCGGCGGCAGTCGCCGCTGCGCAGGCCGGTGTCCGGGCTGGCAGTGTTGAACAACAGCGCATCCTGTGCTTCCGGCAGGGCGGCGGCGGCCAGCAGCGCCGGTTTGGGCGCATCCAGTATCAGCAGCGTGCTGCGGCTCAAAGCCGCCCGCGCCGCCGCGGCAAAATCGCCGCCCGGCGGCACCGCCACCGTCTCCAGGCTGTAGTCGTGGCCAAGGAAGCTGCCTGTGGTCCGGTTGTCCGCCAGTCCCAGCCGGGCGCCGGTTTCGCCCAGGTCCGCGGGCGGCGGGTCGAGATTGGAGAGGGTGGGGGGCTGCCGCTCCTGCTGTTTCAGGTAGATGACCGGCACCTCAACCCCGTTGGCAGCGGCAAGGGCGGCGGGCAAAAGGGCTATCAGAAGTGTGATCAGAAAACGCATCAGGGCACCCTGTTCTGGCTGCATGGGCCGAGCGTACTGCCGCCCGCAGCCCTGCGGCCATTGGACCAAGGTCGTAGGC is a genomic window of Leisingera caerulea DSM 24564 containing:
- a CDS encoding FIST N-terminal domain-containing protein, which translates into the protein MTKPQVVRSGSVDCRAADAVEQLAQALNPNGLSLVVLFLSPDTDVARLIDEAQRRFAPAQVVGCTSAGEISAAGYVEGEIVAIGFAQSHFQTRTILIEDLDSFDPHSVIERMIRNRNHMAQNTGDWVSDFTFLLVDGLSTKEDTLTSQLSVGLGPVAFFGGSAGDGTNFGKTFVLHGGQAHSNAAILIQIRSRCPIEVFKTDHLIPSEKRMVVTGADPARRVVHEINAEPAAREYARVLGKDPEQLTAFTFAAHPVAVQFGDQHHVRAIQRVADNDELVFFSAIDEGVVLTLAEPEDMVTHLEREMAALSAKRRPEIILACDCILRRLEAQQKQVSQDISRILRDNRVVGFSTYGEQINSMHVNQTLTGVAIYLPDEG
- a CDS encoding LuxR C-terminal-related transcriptional regulator, translating into MPTHTDTPATPRFNAALLVDDHPLFCDALAMTLQAVTAISSMHTAPALQAALDMIGGGIRIDLVVLDLNLPDVNGLDGLLRLRKVTDCPILVVSSMADNRIVSSVIHAGANGFIPKHSQRDVFQKAVEAINQGKVFLPDGYVLLEDNGGSSNDVLQRLSQLTNQQARILQLICEGKLNKQIAYDLSIAETTVKAHITAIMRKLGVQSRTQAVLAAKQASFANVLQDTPPSA
- a CDS encoding PQQ-dependent methanol/ethanol family dehydrogenase, with translation MNRFITAVAAGTMMAGVSHAGVTEDDLKNDQTTTTQVVTNGMGRHLQRYSPLDTLNKDNVANLVPAWAFSLGGEKQRGQETQPLIYDGIMYITGSYSRVYAIDVETGQEIWQYDARLPEGILPCCDVVNRGGAIYGDTFFFGTLDARIVALDLKTGDVKWRKKVADYKAGYSMTAAPLIVNGLVITGNSGGEFGIVGEVQARDAETGELVWTRPVIEGHMGTFKGEDSTMTGTLNATWPGDMWKTGGGATWLGGSYDAETDTLVFGAGNPAPWNSHLRNAGTPVEGNAGDNLYAASRIGIDPSNGEIKWHFQTTPREGWDYDGVNEVVAYTDRSGNKRFATADRNGFFYVLNREDGKFVSATPFVKDITWAERIDDTGRPVFNEDNRPGNPADAADGNKGEVIFASPSFLGGKNWMPMAFSQNTGNFYVPSNEWGMDIWNEPISYKKGAAYLGAGFTIKPNYEDHIGSLKAIDPDTGEIKWEFKNDAPLWAGVMTTAGGLVFTGTPEGRFIAFDDETGEELWSFQTGSGIVGQPITWEQNGEQYVSVISGWGGAVPLWGGEVAKKVNYLNQGGMLWTFRLPRQLAQAD
- a CDS encoding ABC transporter permease; translated protein: MTAWLAALTAITQRDALRFIGQRGRFVAALVRPMLWLVVFAAGFRAALGLSITPPYATYTTYEVYIVPGLCGMILLFNGMQSSLSMVYDREMGSMRLLLTSPLPRWWLLVCRLLASTAISILQVYVFLALAAMFGIRFSWGGYAALLPALIPAGLMLGALGLALSSVIRQLENFAGVMNFVIFPMFFLSTALYPLWKMAESSALLRDICAVNPFSQAVELIRFALYQQLNTAALAWVLLSGLVWLGLAVWGYDPARGLIRKAAKPG
- a CDS encoding ABC transporter ATP-binding protein encodes the protein MTGLRVENLSYTYGARQALDRVGFRVEPGTFCALLGPNGAGKSTLFALLTRLFTAPQGKIEVAGHDMARAPRKALRQMGVVFQQPTLDLDLTVQRNLSYFAALHGLRGARAQARIEAALERLEMRGRLGERVRDLNGGHRRRLEIARSLIHHPKVLLLDEPTVGLDAATRHAITAHVHDLSRHKGLTVLWATHLTDEVEDADQLLILHRGKLAQDGTARQLRGGLGLADHFLRLTGQAA
- a CDS encoding cupredoxin domain-containing protein, whose product is MLKPRLFAAALCLALPAAALAGDDDDPGKASLGLAGLLSAANKEDLPPITLSAGMPLTDAPWLLKSGTYYEFEIQGDGSQELALTGSDFFRAVWIDEIVVEGLEIRPLGLDSVEFDEAGEMEIGFIALKPGNYHLKVPGSTGDTQRLEITIQ
- a CDS encoding YVTN family beta-propeller repeat protein, whose amino-acid sequence is MTFSAKPLAALAFPALLAAATPLGAAEIWVTNEKDDTISVIDIATLEVVRTIATGERPRGITFSKDFSRVYVCASDSDTVQVLDAATGEVLHELPSGEDPEQFVLHPNDRHLYIANEDDAVTTVVDTETRKVVAQINVGIEPEGMAVSPDGKIAITTSETTNMAHWIDTETQQLFANTLVDSRPRHAEFTAGGSALWVSSEIGGTITVFDTATQAETGKIAFEVKGVHPDRVQPVGFAFTDDERTAFVALGPSNHVAVVNAETLEVEDYILVGRRVWHMAFSPDKSLLFTTNGVSGDVTVIDTAQRQALKSIKVGRFPWGAALRP
- a CDS encoding ABC transporter substrate-binding protein, yielding MRFLITLLIALLPAALAAANGVEVPVIYLKQQERQPPTLSNLDPPPADLGETGARLGLADNRTTGSFLGHDYSLETVAVPPGGDFAAAARAALSRSTLLILDAPKPALLAAAALPEAQDALLFNTASPDTGLRSGDCRRNLLHTLPSDLMRSDALMQFALSKRWTGLALISGGHPQDQAFAAALRQSAAKFGLKITAERTWDYGADMRRNAAQEVPLMSQGLGRHDLLLVADELQDFARYLPYNTWLPRPVAGSEGLVPTTWAPVVEQWGAAQLQSRFQDLAGRKMLARDYAAWAAVRSIGEAVTRTGSADAGVLRQYLLSDAFELAGFKGRPLSYRSWNGQLRQPIPLATPRALAAQAPLPGFLHQHSELDTLGLDEPESRCGAFQ